In Herpetosiphon gulosus, one genomic interval encodes:
- the abc-f gene encoding ribosomal protection-like ABC-F family protein has translation MSVLIANNLGKWFGAEQIFEAVSFQVARGDKIALVGVNGAGKSTLMKIIAGIDSSSEGSLHRSRGLRVTYQAQEATFAADSTLEREAHAAFAALSSIEDEMRQLEVTIANPDDPQWEQAMERYGELQHRYEHAGGYEKEHRITRTIQGLGFTDAQWTQPIAQFSGGQRTRAALAIALLGDPDILLLDEPTNHLDMAALEWLEEFLRDWDGTLIVISHDRYFLDRVSNRTWEMEWGRLQDYAASYSKYQTIKAERMERLAKEFEAQQQQIAKTEEFIRRFKAGVRAREAKGRERRLNRFKEGWNSIHGHVKAIEGPQRRKELKFALQTNLRSGDVVLALDQLGVGYTNNGQTTTLLQFDELYVMRGERVALLGPNGSGKSTLLKTVVDQLKPLAGSFEVGANVQLGYYAQGHEGLEFSNTILDEVLRHNPQMGETRARTMLGNFLFTSDDVFKQIRDLSGGERSRVALSQLMLNGGNFLMLDEPTNHLDIQAREALEGVLNDFNGTLLFVSHDRYFIDAVADTLWLVNDDGSITRFPGNYSALAAQRENERRAAEAAALEAKRAAERQTKANKANPTPVPASAKRQLQNLEREIASLEQRKAALDAEIMQASIKQDSRKIGELGTQYAALENQLSDYYTRWEQLAEEVGA, from the coding sequence ATGTCTGTCTTAATTGCCAATAATCTCGGCAAATGGTTTGGAGCCGAACAAATATTTGAAGCTGTCTCGTTCCAAGTGGCTCGTGGCGACAAAATCGCCTTGGTTGGGGTCAATGGTGCGGGCAAATCTACGTTAATGAAAATTATCGCTGGCATCGATAGTTCCAGCGAAGGTTCATTACATCGCTCACGCGGTTTGCGCGTGACCTACCAAGCTCAAGAAGCGACGTTCGCTGCCGATTCGACCTTGGAGCGCGAAGCTCATGCCGCCTTTGCTGCACTGAGCAGCATCGAAGACGAAATGCGCCAGCTCGAAGTCACGATCGCTAATCCCGATGATCCCCAATGGGAGCAGGCCATGGAACGTTATGGCGAGTTACAACATCGCTATGAGCATGCTGGCGGTTATGAAAAAGAGCATCGGATCACCCGTACCATCCAAGGTTTGGGCTTTACTGATGCTCAATGGACGCAGCCAATCGCTCAGTTTAGTGGTGGCCAACGCACCCGTGCCGCGCTTGCCATAGCCCTGCTAGGCGATCCCGATATTCTGTTGCTCGATGAGCCAACCAACCACTTGGATATGGCAGCCTTGGAATGGCTCGAAGAATTTTTGCGCGATTGGGATGGAACATTAATTGTGATTTCCCACGACCGCTACTTCCTTGATCGCGTTTCTAACCGCACCTGGGAAATGGAATGGGGTCGCTTGCAAGATTACGCCGCATCCTATTCTAAATATCAAACGATCAAAGCCGAGCGCATGGAGCGTTTAGCCAAAGAGTTTGAAGCCCAGCAGCAGCAAATCGCTAAAACCGAGGAGTTTATTCGCCGCTTCAAGGCTGGGGTTCGCGCCCGCGAAGCCAAAGGCCGCGAACGCCGACTTAACCGCTTTAAAGAAGGCTGGAATAGTATCCATGGCCATGTTAAAGCGATTGAAGGCCCGCAACGCCGCAAAGAACTCAAATTTGCTTTGCAGACCAATCTTCGTTCTGGTGATGTGGTGCTGGCCCTCGATCAATTGGGGGTTGGCTATACCAATAATGGTCAAACTACCACCTTGCTGCAATTTGATGAATTGTATGTGATGCGCGGTGAACGGGTAGCCTTGCTTGGGCCAAATGGCAGCGGCAAATCAACCTTGCTCAAAACTGTGGTCGATCAACTCAAGCCCTTGGCTGGCAGCTTTGAGGTTGGAGCCAACGTGCAGCTTGGCTATTATGCCCAAGGTCACGAAGGCCTCGAGTTCAGCAACACGATTTTGGATGAAGTGCTGCGGCATAACCCGCAAATGGGCGAAACCAGGGCACGCACCATGCTTGGCAACTTCTTGTTTACCAGCGATGATGTGTTCAAGCAAATTCGCGATCTTTCGGGTGGCGAACGTTCGCGGGTGGCATTATCACAGTTGATGCTTAACGGCGGCAACTTCTTGATGCTCGACGAACCAACCAACCACTTGGATATTCAGGCCCGCGAGGCGCTTGAAGGCGTACTTAACGATTTTAATGGTACATTACTGTTTGTCTCGCACGACCGCTATTTTATCGATGCAGTCGCTGATACCTTGTGGTTAGTCAACGACGATGGCAGCATTACGCGCTTTCCAGGCAATTATTCGGCGCTGGCTGCTCAGCGGGAAAACGAACGTCGCGCTGCCGAAGCCGCCGCGCTCGAAGCCAAACGCGCTGCCGAACGCCAAACCAAAGCCAACAAAGCCAATCCAACGCCTGTTCCAGCTAGCGCTAAGCGCCAACTACAAAATCTTGAGCGCGAAATTGCCAGCCTAGAGCAACGCAAAGCCGCGCTTGATGCCGAAATTATGCAAGCATCAATCAAGCAAGATAGTCGCAAAATTGGCGAGCTTGGCACGCAATATGCCGCGCTCGAAAACCAACTCAGCGATTATTACACCCGCTGGGAGCAATTGGCCGAAGAAGTTGGAGCTTAA
- the coaE gene encoding dephospho-CoA kinase (Dephospho-CoA kinase (CoaE) performs the final step in coenzyme A biosynthesis.) encodes MYRIGLTGNIACGKSTVVAMLHELGAAVCDADAVVHQVQAPDGSAYAPIVEAFGLGIVQNQTFGMPINRQALGQIVFADQAQLRRLEALVHPIVRQTIMAWLEAQRQNNAQVVVIDAIKLIESGYPALCDAVWVVTADPAIQLARLIETRGMSEAEALLRINAQNSQADKIAHADVVIDNSGSLAETRRQVEQAFLAIQRHD; translated from the coding sequence ATGTATCGAATTGGCTTGACTGGCAATATTGCATGTGGCAAAAGCACGGTTGTAGCGATGCTCCACGAATTAGGCGCAGCAGTTTGCGATGCTGATGCGGTGGTGCATCAAGTGCAAGCACCTGATGGCAGCGCTTATGCACCAATCGTCGAGGCTTTTGGCCTTGGAATTGTGCAAAATCAAACCTTTGGCATGCCAATTAATCGCCAAGCTTTGGGCCAAATCGTTTTCGCCGATCAAGCGCAGTTGCGCCGTTTGGAAGCCTTGGTGCATCCAATTGTGCGCCAAACTATTATGGCTTGGCTGGAAGCTCAGCGCCAAAATAACGCTCAGGTTGTGGTGATCGATGCAATTAAATTGATCGAAAGTGGCTATCCTGCTTTGTGCGATGCAGTTTGGGTGGTCACCGCCGATCCAGCAATTCAGCTAGCACGCTTGATCGAAACGCGCGGTATGAGCGAAGCCGAAGCCCTGCTGCGGATTAATGCTCAAAATAGTCAGGCCGATAAAATCGCCCATGCCGATGTTGTAATTGATAATAGCGGTTCGCTCGCGGAGACTCGCCGCCAAGTTGAACAAGCATTTTTGGCGATTCAACGCCATGATTAA
- the ccsA gene encoding cytochrome c biogenesis protein CcsA, producing MNLFMFGTLLLVVALVAAFTATTSYTLLIAGQRTALSWGRWSVRIAAVSILVASLLLLALFYFGRYEFDYVYNYSSNDLELRYKLSALWAGQQGSFMIWALVGLLAAPLLLRRSREFEPFVLMPLMAVQVAIISFMLINNPFALRFDVAKQIIYAEDGRGLNELLHNPWMVIHPPILFLGYGLLAIPFAYAIAGLWRRDYDGWVKAALPWTITAWVVLTTALTLGGYWAYETLGWGGYWAWDPVENSSLLPWLTVTALLHGMLVQRAHGGLRRANFSLAIVTYGLVMYASFLTRSGVLGDFSVHSFTEDGLGTTMAAVLVVGLVVSLGIFFQRWRDVPISKLSESLFSRDSLFVLGMFCLVIITLIVGLGTSMPLFSKTPILRDGLRTTFAKAFDIAASQDGRFSLQPSFFRTVTPPFGLVVIGLMTMAPLLGWRGGNIRKFIFALRLPAILAVVATVVGLLLGVRKPLSLAYLGLGSLGLGVNILMIVRTVRGGWMRIGGYAAHIGAALLVIGFVGSSAYSSPDINMTIPLNTTQTAFGHKITFEGYATRTNNQGAEKGVIDLAVQRGDGEVQDAAPQLYLNPRDGQWISNPAIIREWWGDLYISPGKYLAASDPNLLTLAQGQKGSVGPYSFVFQNFDYSLPEDHTGAEAQTDEITIKARLTFYDEAGKATTIEPGLRAVANVGNQPEPYTLADGNQVLISALSLENRQVQLQIVGLDLPVLPERADIFVSTKPAVGLVWVGTVVMTLGGSLAATRRFIEHATKRHAQASVPEAATQAA from the coding sequence ATGAATTTGTTTATGTTTGGCACGTTGCTGCTGGTTGTGGCGTTAGTTGCCGCTTTCACCGCCACCACTTCCTATACATTGCTGATTGCAGGCCAGCGCACCGCCTTGAGTTGGGGCCGTTGGAGCGTGCGGATCGCCGCAGTTTCAATCCTTGTGGCTTCGCTGCTGCTCTTGGCGTTGTTCTATTTTGGGCGCTACGAGTTCGATTATGTTTATAACTACTCATCGAACGATTTAGAGCTACGCTACAAACTTTCGGCGCTCTGGGCTGGCCAACAAGGCTCATTTATGATTTGGGCTTTGGTTGGCTTGTTGGCAGCGCCGTTGTTGCTACGCCGCTCACGCGAGTTTGAGCCGTTTGTGCTCATGCCCTTGATGGCGGTGCAAGTAGCAATTATCAGCTTTATGTTGATCAACAATCCATTTGCCTTGCGCTTCGATGTTGCCAAACAAATCATCTATGCTGAAGATGGGCGTGGCTTGAACGAGCTGCTGCACAACCCATGGATGGTGATTCACCCACCTATTTTGTTCTTGGGCTATGGCTTGTTGGCAATTCCATTTGCCTATGCCATCGCTGGGCTGTGGCGGCGCGATTATGATGGTTGGGTCAAAGCAGCCTTGCCATGGACAATTACTGCGTGGGTTGTCTTGACGACTGCATTAACCCTTGGTGGTTATTGGGCCTACGAAACCTTGGGTTGGGGTGGCTACTGGGCATGGGACCCAGTGGAAAACTCATCGCTCTTGCCATGGCTGACCGTGACGGCCTTGCTCCACGGGATGTTGGTGCAACGCGCCCATGGTGGTTTGCGTCGCGCTAACTTTAGCCTAGCAATTGTGACCTATGGCTTGGTCATGTATGCCTCATTCCTGACTCGTTCGGGGGTTTTGGGCGATTTTTCGGTGCACTCATTTACCGAAGATGGCCTTGGCACGACCATGGCAGCAGTTTTGGTAGTTGGTTTAGTGGTTTCGCTAGGCATTTTCTTCCAGCGCTGGCGTGATGTACCAATCAGCAAACTCTCGGAAAGCCTATTTTCCCGTGATAGTTTGTTTGTGCTGGGCATGTTTTGTCTGGTCATTATCACGCTGATTGTGGGCCTTGGCACGTCAATGCCCTTGTTCTCCAAAACGCCGATTTTGCGCGATGGCCTACGCACGACGTTTGCCAAAGCCTTCGATATTGCCGCGAGCCAAGATGGCCGCTTTAGCTTGCAACCAAGCTTTTTCCGCACCGTCACACCGCCGTTTGGCTTGGTCGTGATTGGTTTAATGACTATGGCTCCTTTGCTTGGTTGGCGCGGCGGCAACATACGCAAATTTATTTTTGCCCTACGCTTGCCAGCGATTTTGGCAGTAGTGGCTACAGTGGTTGGCTTGTTGCTTGGCGTGCGCAAACCACTCTCACTGGCCTACCTTGGGCTGGGTAGTTTGGGGCTTGGGGTCAATATCTTGATGATCGTGCGCACAGTGCGTGGCGGCTGGATGCGGATCGGCGGTTATGCAGCCCATATCGGCGCAGCTCTGCTGGTAATTGGCTTCGTCGGATCGTCGGCCTATAGCTCGCCCGACATCAATATGACCATTCCCTTGAATACGACCCAAACCGCCTTTGGCCATAAAATTACCTTCGAAGGCTATGCAACCCGCACCAACAACCAAGGAGCCGAAAAAGGCGTGATCGATTTGGCGGTGCAACGCGGTGATGGCGAGGTGCAAGATGCTGCACCACAGTTGTATCTCAACCCACGCGATGGCCAATGGATCAGCAACCCAGCGATTATTCGCGAATGGTGGGGCGATTTATATATCTCGCCTGGTAAATATTTGGCCGCCAGTGATCCCAATTTGTTAACCTTGGCTCAAGGCCAAAAAGGCAGCGTCGGCCCCTATAGTTTTGTGTTTCAAAACTTCGATTATAGCCTGCCCGAGGACCACACTGGTGCCGAAGCCCAAACCGATGAGATTACGATCAAAGCGCGTTTGACCTTCTACGATGAGGCGGGTAAAGCCACGACGATCGAGCCAGGTTTACGCGCCGTTGCCAACGTGGGCAATCAACCTGAGCCATATACCTTAGCTGATGGCAACCAAGTGTTGATTTCAGCCTTAAGCTTGGAAAATCGCCAAGTGCAATTGCAAATTGTTGGGCTTGATTTACCAGTTTTGCCTGAACGGGCTGATATTTTTGTCAGCACCAAACCAGCGGTTGGCTTGGTTTGGGTTGGCACAGTGGTGATGACGCTTGGTGGCTCGTTGGCTGCCACACGGCGCTTTATCGAACATGCCACCAAACGCCATGCCCAAGCAAGCGTACCCGAGGCCGCAACCCAAGCCGCCTAA
- a CDS encoding TlpA disulfide reductase family protein: MTSESETSVKQGLSRKEWLWLGAGIVVAIIVIATVAILTSGGSKPQTVVGIDRPVPNMVLKTVDGGSFNPTEYKGKPIIINFWASWCEPCKEEMPALVRTAERYGDKIAVVGINLTDQDNDQEIRRFIQRYAVTYPIALDNERVAQQAFGIFNIPVTFFIDSEGIIRYTRINAITESEMDHVLSELLP, from the coding sequence ATGACCAGCGAATCTGAAACCAGCGTCAAGCAAGGCCTTTCACGCAAAGAATGGCTTTGGTTGGGAGCAGGCATTGTCGTCGCAATTATCGTTATCGCGACAGTGGCAATCTTAACGAGTGGCGGTAGTAAACCGCAAACCGTGGTTGGTATCGATCGACCAGTGCCTAATATGGTGCTCAAAACGGTTGACGGTGGCAGCTTTAACCCGACGGAATATAAGGGCAAACCTATAATTATTAATTTTTGGGCCTCGTGGTGCGAGCCATGCAAGGAAGAAATGCCCGCGTTGGTGCGCACAGCCGAACGCTATGGTGATAAAATCGCCGTCGTTGGCATCAACCTAACTGATCAAGATAACGATCAGGAAATTCGGCGCTTTATTCAGCGCTACGCCGTAACCTACCCGATTGCGCTTGATAACGAGCGGGTTGCCCAACAAGCATTTGGGATTTTTAATATTCCTGTTACTTTTTTTATTGATTCTGAAGGCATTATTCGGTATACTCGGATTAATGCGATTACAGAGTCTGAGATGGATCATGTATTATCGGAATTATTGCCCTAA
- a CDS encoding response regulator transcription factor → MEQPLILVVDDEPDVAQLLSLQLTMEKYRVQIAYDGPTAIEYVRSLTPDLIILDVMLPAMDGYETCRRIREFSNVPILMLTANIQDQQIVSGLDSGADDYVTKPYSPSQLLARVRALLRRIPPQRPIITAGEGLMVLDRQRRELKVKDKVIDLTPTEYQLLILLADSVGQVVPHEKLLGSIWGSGKESDHDSLKVYIWHLRRKLEDNPRQPKILLTEWGVGYRLAE, encoded by the coding sequence ATGGAACAACCGTTAATTTTAGTTGTAGACGATGAACCCGATGTTGCCCAGTTGTTGTCGTTGCAATTGACCATGGAAAAATATCGGGTTCAAATTGCCTACGACGGTCCAACCGCCATCGAGTATGTCCGCTCACTCACACCCGATTTAATTATCTTGGATGTGATGTTGCCTGCCATGGACGGCTACGAAACCTGCCGTCGGATTCGCGAGTTCAGCAATGTGCCCATTTTGATGCTGACCGCCAATATTCAAGACCAACAAATTGTCTCAGGTTTGGATAGTGGGGCCGATGATTATGTCACCAAGCCCTATAGCCCAAGCCAATTGCTGGCACGGGTTCGCGCTTTGTTGCGCCGGATTCCACCGCAACGGCCAATTATCACCGCAGGCGAAGGCTTGATGGTGCTCGATCGCCAGCGCCGCGAGTTGAAAGTCAAAGATAAAGTGATTGATCTCACGCCAACCGAATATCAATTGTTGATTTTATTGGCTGATAGTGTTGGTCAAGTTGTGCCGCACGAAAAATTGCTTGGCTCGATTTGGGGCAGTGGCAAAGAATCAGATCACGATTCGCTGAAAGTTTATATCTGGCATTTACGGCGTAAATTAGAGGACAATCCTCGTCAGCCGAAAATTCTGCTGACCGAATGGGGTGTTGGCTATCGCCTAGCTGAGTAA
- a CDS encoding GAF domain-containing protein → MRVLDAPTNQARPTPQPRLTPAMSFGLATLGVFVGVGWLWLAPHWLALLITLGSLSLLLGQAWASIQRTERERTVLAQAHSALDSEYNSIQADYATLERAYEDLQQSHQRLQRRIDERTAERDQSTNQLQTLLDDTRSYVAQLTALNEVSVALNATLDRDEVLACILRQLERVVTFDSASVQQLDDDELQVIAARGMNNEVYDMRISVPDNELARKVVGSPAPVVLGDVRKDPSFVMQPGPIRSWIGVALRVGERTVGILTVDSHRENAYTADDGHLVANFANQAALALHNSHLFAAAERRATEMALLLEMTRTVGSTLHLPEVLLRAAAAIGEALHAEDVLVLLLDEQGERLTPQAGAMGDHNYLRMRWASPTSLSNEPTLAKVIKQGCARVIHAVSPTIPYQTLLALPLSIKEQVLGVVLVATPDRDAPFGPQQLVLAEGLATSAAIAIEQARLYDQARRAAQAEERSRLARELHDSVTQTLFSMTLTAEAARAQVERNPVRAATQIDRLKAAAHQSLGEMRELLLQLRPTPLQEHGIIKSLRDHIASLNAQEVAINLECEGEDSVLSPANAAGLYRIAQEAIANALRHAQATNVRVSFSFASKSTTLMVKDNGCGFDPDLLERSGRHLGLTSMAERAGELGGTLDVQSIVGEGTCLTVHLHG, encoded by the coding sequence ATGCGTGTTCTTGATGCCCCAACCAATCAAGCACGACCAACCCCTCAACCACGATTAACCCCAGCCATGAGTTTTGGCTTGGCAACACTTGGTGTTTTTGTGGGGGTTGGCTGGCTCTGGCTCGCGCCACACTGGCTAGCGTTGCTGATCACGCTTGGCTCATTAAGTCTTTTGCTCGGCCAAGCTTGGGCCAGCATCCAACGGACTGAACGCGAACGCACGGTGTTAGCCCAAGCCCATAGCGCCCTCGACAGCGAATATAATAGCATTCAAGCTGATTACGCCACGCTCGAACGGGCCTACGAAGATTTGCAACAATCGCATCAGCGTTTGCAACGCCGCATCGATGAACGCACTGCTGAGCGCGATCAATCGACCAATCAGTTGCAAACCTTACTTGATGATACCCGTTCGTATGTTGCGCAACTAACTGCCTTGAACGAAGTTTCGGTTGCTTTAAATGCCACGCTTGATCGCGATGAGGTGTTGGCCTGTATTTTGCGCCAACTTGAGCGGGTGGTTACCTTCGATAGCGCTTCGGTTCAGCAGCTTGATGATGATGAATTGCAGGTCATCGCTGCCCGTGGCATGAATAACGAAGTCTACGACATGCGGATTTCGGTGCCCGATAACGAATTGGCACGCAAAGTTGTTGGCTCGCCTGCTCCAGTGGTTTTGGGCGATGTGCGCAAAGATCCATCGTTTGTGATGCAGCCTGGGCCAATTCGTTCATGGATTGGGGTAGCGTTGCGGGTGGGCGAACGCACGGTAGGTATTTTGACCGTCGATAGCCATCGCGAAAATGCCTACACCGCTGACGATGGCCACTTGGTCGCTAATTTTGCCAACCAAGCAGCCTTGGCCTTGCACAATTCACATCTTTTTGCTGCTGCCGAACGTCGCGCTACCGAAATGGCCTTGCTTTTGGAAATGACCCGTACAGTTGGCTCGACTTTGCACTTGCCCGAAGTGTTGCTACGAGCCGCCGCCGCAATCGGCGAAGCCTTGCATGCGGAAGATGTGTTGGTGTTGTTGCTTGATGAACAGGGCGAACGTTTAACTCCCCAAGCTGGGGCAATGGGTGATCACAACTATTTGCGCATGCGCTGGGCAAGCCCAACCTCGTTGAGCAACGAGCCAACCTTGGCCAAAGTCATCAAACAAGGCTGCGCGAGAGTGATTCATGCGGTTTCGCCGACGATTCCATACCAAACCTTGTTGGCCTTGCCATTGAGCATTAAAGAGCAAGTTTTAGGGGTTGTCTTGGTTGCCACGCCTGATCGTGATGCACCGTTTGGGCCGCAACAATTAGTTTTAGCTGAAGGCTTAGCCACCTCAGCCGCCATCGCGATCGAACAAGCAAGGTTATATGATCAAGCTCGGCGAGCAGCTCAAGCTGAGGAGCGTTCACGTTTGGCGCGTGAATTGCACGATTCGGTCACCCAAACCTTGTTTAGCATGACCTTGACCGCTGAAGCTGCCCGTGCCCAAGTTGAGCGCAATCCAGTTCGGGCTGCAACTCAAATTGATCGCTTGAAGGCCGCCGCCCATCAATCGCTGGGCGAAATGCGCGAACTCTTACTACAATTGCGCCCAACACCTTTGCAAGAACATGGCATCATCAAATCGCTGCGCGACCATATTGCCAGCTTGAATGCCCAAGAAGTTGCGATTAACTTAGAGTGCGAGGGCGAAGATTCGGTGCTTAGCCCAGCCAATGCTGCTGGCTTATATCGAATTGCCCAAGAAGCAATTGCCAATGCCTTGCGCCATGCCCAAGCAACCAATGTGCGAGTGAGCTTCAGCTTTGCCAGCAAATCGACAACCCTGATGGTCAAAGATAATGGCTGTGGCTTTGATCCGGATTTATTGGAGCGCAGTGGCAGGCATTTGGGGCTAACCAGTATGGCCGAGCGTGCCGGAGAACTTGGTGGCACGCTCGATGTCCAAAGTATTGTTGGTGAAGGTACTTGCCTAACTGTGCACTTGCATGGTTAG
- the sugE gene encoding quaternary ammonium compound efflux SMR transporter SugE — translation MAWFYLIVAGVLEVGWAVGLKYSEGLTKLGPSLATGVMLAASMALLGMALRDLPLGTAYAIWTGIGTAGTAILGIWLFDESAQPLRLACLVMIVAGIIGLKLLAGKPA, via the coding sequence ATGGCTTGGTTCTATTTAATTGTGGCAGGTGTTTTAGAAGTTGGTTGGGCGGTTGGGTTAAAATATAGCGAAGGGTTAACCAAGCTTGGCCCAAGCCTTGCCACGGGTGTGATGCTAGCGGCGAGTATGGCGCTGTTGGGGATGGCCTTGCGTGATTTGCCCTTGGGCACAGCCTATGCAATCTGGACAGGGATTGGCACGGCTGGCACGGCAATTTTGGGTATTTGGTTATTCGACGAATCGGCTCAACCGTTGCGGCTGGCCTGTTTGGTAATGATTGTTGCGGGTATTATCGGGCTAAAATTGTTGGCTGGCAAGCCTGCCTAG
- a CDS encoding Lrp/AsnC family transcriptional regulator: protein MTMDELDQAILEVLQTDARLPNRAIASKVGSSEPTVRRRIERLVDEGLIKIVAVASPYALGYQVVAIIGMQIDRAYQRQIEQALCNLPHVHFVGLTLGSYDVVLEAWLRSTDELLELLADHIAPLPGVQRVEPWQVLKLSKYNYDWGNQPSISNSHH from the coding sequence ATGACAATGGACGAGCTTGATCAGGCCATTTTAGAAGTTCTGCAAACCGATGCCCGCCTGCCCAATCGGGCGATTGCCAGTAAAGTTGGTAGCAGCGAGCCAACAGTACGTCGCCGCATCGAACGCTTGGTTGACGAAGGGTTAATCAAAATTGTCGCCGTCGCCTCGCCCTATGCCTTAGGCTATCAGGTGGTCGCCATCATCGGCATGCAAATCGATCGAGCTTACCAGCGCCAAATTGAACAAGCCTTATGTAATTTGCCCCATGTGCATTTCGTTGGCCTCACCTTGGGTAGCTATGATGTTGTGTTAGAAGCATGGTTGCGCTCTACCGACGAATTATTAGAGTTATTGGCCGACCATATCGCGCCCTTGCCAGGAGTCCAGCGGGTCGAGCCATGGCAAGTTTTGAAGCTCAGCAAATACAATTACGATTGGGGCAATCAGCCTTCGATCAGCAATTCTCACCATTGA
- a CDS encoding VanW family protein — translation MPGQRWRLLPSLVLGLALLGLAPSVPTASVSAAVQAQQTTAWEPYRYFSATGHNISFDVKRFYERQGDLEVFGLPLTEVIWENGFQVQYFERARLEIHPENKGTDFYILATRLGAVAAEGRQNEEAFVWRTGPSYEGATFYPESGHSLGNGFRDYWTKYGGLYTFGYPISEEFSEVNAEDGQTYTVQYFERARMEWHPEHAGTKWEIQLGLLGKQYINRMGIDQNLLKPALEVQKLGSATTYYRGSNAERINNIKRAADRFKGVTVKAGQVYSFNQNVGDVSEEAGFTDGYAIVDGKLEKVVGGGLCQVSTTMYRAVFNSGMPIIERYGHSYIVYYYENILGFDATVFVPDVDFRWKNDLGTDIFMWTDTDTSAGRVTFSLWGYGDGRRATMEGPTYSNEQKPGKPVWQYDKTLRRGAVEQLVHGRAGMDVTMYRVINKANGTSNRERFFTRYYPWEDFYLYGPGVKPPAGVTIAPPRYP, via the coding sequence ATGCCAGGTCAACGCTGGCGGCTCTTGCCGTCTCTGGTATTGGGATTGGCGCTCTTGGGGCTTGCGCCAAGTGTACCAACTGCCTCGGTTAGTGCTGCCGTGCAGGCACAACAAACGACTGCATGGGAGCCGTATCGCTATTTTTCGGCAACTGGCCATAACATCTCATTCGATGTCAAACGCTTCTATGAGCGCCAAGGCGATCTTGAGGTGTTTGGGTTGCCATTAACTGAAGTGATTTGGGAGAATGGGTTTCAGGTGCAATATTTCGAGCGTGCTCGCTTGGAGATTCACCCCGAAAATAAGGGCACAGATTTCTATATTTTAGCGACGCGTTTGGGGGCGGTTGCCGCCGAAGGTCGCCAAAACGAAGAAGCATTTGTCTGGCGCACTGGCCCTAGCTACGAAGGCGCAACCTTCTATCCTGAGTCGGGCCACTCGTTAGGCAATGGCTTCCGCGATTATTGGACGAAGTATGGCGGTTTGTACACCTTTGGCTATCCGATCAGCGAAGAATTTTCGGAAGTTAACGCTGAGGATGGTCAAACCTATACTGTCCAATATTTCGAACGCGCTCGCATGGAATGGCATCCCGAGCACGCTGGCACTAAGTGGGAAATTCAATTGGGCTTATTGGGCAAGCAATATATCAATCGCATGGGCATTGATCAAAATTTGCTCAAGCCAGCCCTCGAAGTGCAAAAACTGGGCAGTGCCACCACTTACTACCGCGGCTCCAATGCCGAACGCATCAACAACATCAAACGCGCCGCTGATCGCTTCAAAGGGGTCACGGTCAAGGCTGGTCAGGTCTATTCGTTCAACCAAAATGTTGGCGATGTTTCCGAAGAGGCTGGCTTTACCGATGGTTATGCAATCGTCGATGGCAAGCTTGAAAAAGTGGTTGGCGGCGGCTTATGTCAAGTATCAACCACGATGTACCGCGCAGTCTTCAATAGTGGCATGCCAATTATCGAACGCTATGGTCATAGCTACATCGTGTATTATTATGAAAATATTTTGGGCTTTGATGCCACTGTATTCGTGCCCGATGTCGATTTCCGTTGGAAAAATGACTTAGGCACCGATATTTTCATGTGGACGGATACCGACACCAGCGCTGGGCGGGTGACCTTCTCGTTGTGGGGTTATGGCGATGGCCGTCGCGCAACCATGGAAGGCCCAACCTATTCCAATGAGCAAAAACCAGGCAAGCCAGTTTGGCAATACGACAAAACGCTGCGACGTGGTGCAGTTGAGCAACTCGTCCATGGCCGCGCAGGCATGGATGTGACGATGTATCGCGTAATCAATAAGGCCAATGGCACATCGAACCGCGAGCGCTTCTTCACGCGCTACTATCCATGGGAAGATTTTTATCTATACGGGCCTGGAGTTAAGCCACCAGCAGGCGTAACGATCGCCCCACCGCGCTATCCATAA